The window ACCGCAGTTTCTTTAGGGAGTTTTTGGAGCGCATCTTTCCAGATCATCTACAGGAAACACTATCGCGGCTTATTGCTAATACTAAAAGACTGGTAAGTGATTACATCAACGGCTTGCTGCTTATGATGCTTACCGTGGGAACTCTAAACACACTCGGGCTATGGATACTTGGAATAGAATATCCTATTTTGTGGGGTGGTCTTTCCGGCTTGCTGGCTGTGATTCCTTACATAGGAATATCCATAGGTGGGTTATTGCCTTTTCTTTTTGCACTGGTGACAACAGATAGCCTGCTTTATCCACTAGGTGTTGTAGCGATTTTTGGATTTGTTCAGTTCCTGGAAGGCAATTTTATAACACCTAATATCATGAGTAATAAGGTGAGTCTCAATCCCTATGCAGTAATTATTGCCATATTCATTGGAGGAAAGATCTGGGGCATCGCTGGAATCATACTCTTTATACCCTATCTGGCCGTGTTAAAGAATATTCTTGATGAGTTTGAACAAACCAAAGCGGTAGGTTTTTTGTTGGGAAATCCAGATAGGGAACAGGAAAATCCGGGAACCTGGGAGAAATTGAAAGAAAAGTTAGGTTTAAACAAGGACTGAACCCCAAATATGGAATACAGGATCACATTCTGACACCTGAAATCTTGCGTCTCCATATATCCCATTGACTAAACGGAGTACCCTTCAAAAATTCGAACTTACTTCGAGTAATTCCGCTTTCAGGGTTAAGGCGAACTGTGTTGTCCTAAAATAGGTTGACAGTTTTTAAATAGCAAAGAATCTTGAAACCCAGCAATTAAATTTCAAAATATAGTTGATGATTAGGTATATCTCGCTTTCGCGCCTGCCTGTCGGCAGACAGGAAAGCGACACCATCCTCTTTAAAAAAAAATATTCAGGAGAGTGAAAAGGTGATCTAATTAAAGTCAATATGATTTCCAGATTTGAGATCTAAATCAGAACACCTTCATCACACTTCTCAGGTTTAAGAAACAAGCTCCATGTTTGTTTTATGACTTCCTTATGTTTCTGCTCTTAAAAAATTAAATTTTTCCCTTTTTTAAAGAAAACAGCTACAAATCATTTGTCGTATAATAGGCGATTGTTTATTTTAATAACAGATATAATACATATTTACTTAATTTATTAGTTATTACACAATCTGTTAACTAAAACTACTTACAATGAGCACAAAAAAGCAAATGATCGAGAAACATCTTAAAGGAAGGGATATTCATGATACCAAAGTTCTTAAAGCTATGGAAGAAGTGGAAAGAAAACATTTTGTTCCGGCAGAGTTGGAGGACATGGCTTACGAGGACAATCCGCTGCCTATTGGGAAATCACAAACTATCAGCCAGCCTTATATAGTTGCCTATATGGCGCAGGAGCTGCAACTTAACGAAGATGATAAAGTATTGGAAGTAGGTACAGGTTGTGGGTATAATGCAGCGGTATTATCCAGGCTGGTAAAAAAAGTGTATTCTGTAGAAATTATTGAGTGGCTGGCCCAACTGGCCAAAGAGAATCTTGCCAAAACAGATTATGACAATATTGAAACTCGTTACGGCGACGGTTACGATGGATGGCCGGAAGAAGGTCCATTTGATGCTATAGAACTTACCGCAGCGCCTCCTAAAATCCCTGAAACTTTAAAAAAACAATTGAAGATAGGCGGGAAACTTCTCGCTCCCATAGGTACGCGCACCCAGAAACTAGTCCTGATAGAACGAAACTCTGAAGACGAATTTACTGAAGAAACTCTGCTCATGGTACGTTTTGTCCCCATGACCGGTCAAATTCAAAATAACTAGAAATGGCTGATTATCAAACGACAAAACAGAACGAACAAGCTAAAGATCTGATGCACAGCTTTGCTGAGCGCACAGGTCTTGAAAAAGAAGATGGTCAGGGCAACCGTAGGTATCTCTGGACAGATTCTTTTGCAGTACTTAATTTTTTAGCCTTAAAGAAACTTCAAAATGACAAGGTTTTTGAAGATTATGCTATAAAGGCCATTGACAAAGTTCATAATCACCTGGGCAAATTTGCTCCATATGATACAAGAAAAGGCTGGATAAGCGGTCTACCTGATGAAACGGCTCAGCAGCATCCTACCGTAAAAGGTCTGCGGATAGGGAAAAAATTGCCGGAGCGTAAAGAAGATGATCCTATTGATCAGCGCTTGGAATGGGAAAGAGACGGACAGTATTTTCATTATCACACCCGTTGGATTATTGCCTTACTCAAATCAGGCAGGTATTTTGACAAAGAAAAATTCATAGACCAAGCGACAGAATTAAGCCTGGCGGGATCCAGATTTATCAAAGAAGACCAGGGAAGCTTGAACATGTACTGGAAGATGAGCGTGGACATGTCGCGACCGCTCATACCGCGTATGGGTGCTCATGACCCGCTGGAAGGTTTGCTATGCGCTTTGCAGGCCAGAGAGCTTTCGTTTTCCTATGATGCAGAATTTGACGGTTACATCAATAAATTAAAGAGACTCTGTGCCAGCTCAGATTGGGGCACAGATGACGCGCTGGGAATAGGAGGACTGCTTTTAAATGTGGTAAGAGCGGCAGAACTACAGGAAAAAATAGAGTTGCCAGACTCCATAAAACCTGAACGGTTATTAAGGGACGCGCAACAAGGATTGGCAGCATTTCGCCGGCTTTATAAAGCTAATGAATCTGCAAATTACCGATTGGCGTTTCGGGAGTGCGGGCTTTCATTAGGACTGCGATGTTTAGAAGGTAATCTGGAATTCCTGAAAGATCATAATTTAAAACCAAGCATACCTGACAAATCCTACGTACTTGCTGAAGAAATTGAAAGTTTCTGGCTGCGGGAAGAAAACAAGAAAGCAGCCACTTATACAGACCATCTGGACATCAATGAGGTAAGTATAGCCGCAAGTCTGCTTGCCATAGATCAACCTAAGATTTACACCAGACTTTGAATGAATCACTTAAAAAAAGAACTATGAAAGATTCCATCATAAAAGCAATTAAGGAAAACAGAAAAGATTTTACAGATAAAGAGGATCTACAACCCTTTATAGACTCTATAAAAGATAAAAAAGTAGTCATGATGGGAGAAGCTTCTCACGGTACGCATGAATATTACAACTGGCGCGCAAAAATATCCAAAACACTAATGGAAGAACATGGATTCGATTTTGTCGCAGTTGAGGGCGACTGGCCTTCCTGTTATGAGCTCAACCGTCATGTAAAAAACTACCTAGACGAAGAAAAAGACACCAAAACAGCGCTCAAAGAATTCAAGAGATGGCCTACCTGGATGTGGGCCAATTGGGAAGTACATGAATGGGCGCAGTGGCTCAAAGAATTCAATAGCGAATTAGCGTCTAAAGAACAAAAAGGATTTTACGGTCTGGATGTCTATAGTTTATGGGAGTCCCTGGATGCAATTATGGGTTATTTAAAAAAGGAAGATCCCGCCGCCCTTGAAACTGCCAAGACTGCCATGCGCTGTTTTGAGCCTCACCGCGGTGGTGATGGGCAGCAGTACGCCTTGTCCACCAGGCTGGTTCCAGAGGGTTGCCGTGAAGAAGTAAACGATCTATTGAAGGAAATACGCAGTAAAGTTCCCACTTACAATTCTGATCCAGAACACGCCTTCAGTACCAAGCAAAATGCTATAGTGGCAAAGAATGCTGAAGAATACTACCGTGTCATGGCCTCTGGTAACGAGTCCACTTGGAATTTACGGGACCGCCACATGATGAACACTTTAAATCGGCTGCTGGAATTTCATGGCAAAGATGCAAAGGGAATCGTCTGGGCGCACAATACTCACATAGGTGATGCCTCATTTACTGATATGGGTGACCAGGGCCTTTTCAATATAGGTGAATTAGCCCGTGATGAATATGAAAAGGAACATGTTTCCCTGATAGGTTTTGGCAGTTATAAGGGCAGTGTCCTTGCAGGAAAGTCGTGGGGGTCACCGGTTGAAACAATGAATCTACCTGAGGGTCGCGAGAACAGCTGGGAGGATTTATGCCACCAGGCGGGAAAACAGTTCCACATAAATATGGAAGATCTTAAATCTAGCATAGAGATCGATACAAGAATCGCCCACAGGGCAGTTGGGGTAGTTTACAACCCACAGCATGAGCGTTTTGGAAATTATGTACCTACCACCATTCAGGATAGATATGACCATTTTCTCTTCTTTGATGAGACCCAGGCATTGAATCATATCGATATGGAGGCGGCAGATGCCCAAATTCCTGAAACCTATCCCTTTGGACTGTAGTTTCCTATATTTTTGAAAAAAAATTAGGGGTTTTTTCGCTTTCGCGAAAGCGAATTAATGTTCTTGAATATTGCTTAAAATGAGCATGGTCTCAGTCAATTGATTTTTGCACCGGTTTGCGGTTTTTTTAATACCCTGAAATTGTGTTTCAATAGCACAGGCGTGAGTATTTTGTTTTTTTAACTACTGGATTTGACGACCAACTAATTTATGGTCTAAAGAATGGAAGAAACACTCTTAATCAGTTGATTAAGAGAGCTATTGATCCAGTGGTTTCCCTATGAAATCAAATTCACCACATCCTTAGCAAAATAACTAGCGATTAAATTCGCCCCAGCGCGTTTGATGGCAGTGACTTGCTCCATCATGACGGCATCGTGGTCCAGCCAGCCTTTTTCAGCGGCTGCCTTGAGCATGGCGTATTCACCACTCACTTGATAAACCGCAATTGGTAATTCGATCTCGTTACGTAAGTCACGAACTATATCTAGGTAACATAACCCTGGTTTTACCATAAGAATATCGGCACCTTCATCAATATCCATTAAGGATTCTTTGATCGCTTCGGCACGGTTCGCAGGGTCCATCTGGTAGGTTTTCTTGTCGCCAAAACCTGGCGCGCTATCCAGCGCATCTCTAAACGGGGCATAGAAAGCACTCGCATACTTGGCACTATAGCTCATAATGCCAGTGTCGGTAAATCCGTTTTCTTCTAGAGCTTCTCTAATGTAAAGAATACGACCATCCATCATATCGCTGGGTGCAACCATATCTGCTCCCGACTGTGCGTGGGAAACGCTCATTTGGGCAAGAACTTCGCTAGTTGCGTCATTGATGATCTTGCCATCCTCCACAATCCCATCATGACCGTAGCTGGAATAAGGATCCAGCGCAACGTCTGTCATAACATACATATCTGGTGCGGCATCTTTTACCGTTTTAATGGCGCGTTGCATCAAACCGTCTTTATTCAAGGCTTCTGTTCCTTTGTTGTCTTTGAGGTTGTAGGGCACTTTGACAAAAAGCAATACACTTTTCAGTCCCATTTTCCAAAGTCCTTTCACTTCCACGGACAGCAAATCCAGGCTGAATCGGTAATAGTCTGGCATGCTGGCGATTTCTTCCTTAATACCATAGCCTTCTACTATAAATAGGGGCACGATAAAGTCGCTGGGCGTGATGGTCGTTTCCTGAACTAGGGAACGTATGGAAGCGTTGGTACGCAGTCGTCTATTTCTTCTCAGTGGATACATAAGGCAATTCAAGTTTTGAAAGTAATTCTTGAAAAGATGCAGTAGCATCTGGTGTGGTAAGAGTTACTTTTTTAGTGTCGTTATAAATTTCAATCCGGCTATGGTTTTGACTCCGCTCAGTCATCGCTGGATTTACAGCGTCAACTTGGGGTTGAAATCTGATTTTATCTTCTGAAGCGCGGTAGCGATTCTGAACAAAGGTATTGATCAATCGAACATCATCATAGGAAAGTTCTCGCCGAACCGTTTCTGTTGGACTGAAAAATGCCATTTCGTTATTGAGAAACCCCATTCGGTATTCGCTTCCATTTTCCAGCGTAAATCGGATTTGAAAATCTTGAGTCTCAAATATGGAATTGATGTTTGCAGCACTGGGATCCAATTCCTGCTGGCAGGAGGTGGTTAGGATCAAAATCAGGATAAGAATCTTTTTCATAGACTTTTTTTAATGTTAGGTCGAAACCTCTATTTAAAGATGGTGCCGTTGAGGTAGCTCTCGACTACGCTAGAGTAAGCATTTTTAATCAACACATCATCAAATCAGCACATTAGTAATCAATCCTTTTTCAAAACAGTAGAGCTGGCCTGTGCGGTACACATGACGGTCAAGTCTGCAATATTGACATGTGGGGGTCTGGTAATAGCAAACAAAATGACATCGGCCACATCTTCTGGTTCTAGGGGTTGGTATCCTTGGTACACTTTTTCTGCTCTGTCACTATCTCCCTTAAAGCGCACCTCGCTGAAGTTGGTATGTACCAATCCTGGGTTCACAGCCCCTACTCGTATGGAATATGGATTCAAGTCCAGTCGCATTCCTGTTGTGATGGCATCTACCGCGTGCTTACTCCCGCAATACACATTCCCGTTAGGATAAACTTCTTTACCAGCAGTGGATCCAATATTGATGATGTGACCGGACTTACGTTCTCTCATTTGTGGTATGACCGCATGACTCACATAAAGCAATCCCTTCACGTTGATGTCCATCATCGCATCCCAATCTTCCAGACTTCCTTTATCAATAGGATCCAGACCGTGCGCATTTCCCGCGTTATTTATCAAAACATCTATTTGCTTAAAATCGGCTGGCAGGCTCTGAATCTTTTCAGAAACTACTTTTTTATCTCTCACGTCAAATTCTAATGTGTAGATGTTAGTTTGATTGCCTAATTGCTGCTTTAATTCTACTAGTTTCTCCGTATTTCGGCCACACAGGATTAATTTATAAGATTCCGTTGCAAGCATTTTGGCAGTAGCAAGCCCGATGCCACTAGTCGCACCAGTAATTAAGACAGTCTTCATAGGTTCTTTTTTGTAAAGATAAAGAGATAGGACTGGAGTCATTCCGTATTAAACTTTTGGCATGATTTTTTGTCGAAAAACGATGTGAGTGAGGTGTGATGATGTTTTTAGTGTTTCGCTTTCGCGAAAGCGAAATTCCAACCAGTATCTTGCAAGTTCACGCAGTGCATAGGAAAAGACTTCATTTGTAGGTTGGTAGATCTATAGATGGTTTTTAATTTTATGCGAAAATTGGGGCTTTGCCCGCACAAGAAAAAGTATTTTTAGGAGTTACAAACGCGTACAAAATTAGAATCTATGAATCAGGAGCATACGGCGGTAGATATTGCCAGTATCAATGACAAAGTTCAAGCAGAAAGTGCTTTTATCGATCAGCTGCAAAGCGAGATGAATAAAGTAATTGTAGGACAACAACACATGGTCGATCGTTTGTTGATAGGTCTTTTAGGCCGTGGTCACATTTTGCTGGAAGGGGTTCCAGGTCTTGCTAAAACTCTAGCGATTACCACACTTTCACAAGCGGTAAGCGCCAGTTTTTCTAGGATCCAGTTTACTCCAGACTTGCTACCGGCTGATGTTGTGGGTACCTTGATTTATAACATGAAAGATGCCGACTTTGCCATACGCAAAGGACCGATTTTTGCCAACTTTGTTTTAGCAGACGAGATCAACCGTGCACCGGCTAAAGTGCAGTCTGCACTATTAGAAGCCATGCAGGAAAAGCAAGTGACTATTGGTGATACAACTTTCCCACTAGAGCGACCATTTTTAGTAATGGCGACTCAAAACCCAGTGGATCAAGAAGGAACTTATCCATTGCCTGAAGCGCAAATGGACCGTTTCATGTTAAAAACGGTCATTGATTACCCAACGATCGCTGATGAGCAATTCATCATGCGAGCCAACCTTAAAAAGGAATTTCCAAAACCCAACCCTGTAGTATCACCAGCTCAAATTTTACGAGCTCAGGATGCGGTGGAATTGGTGTACATGGATGAAAAGATTGAGAAATACATTTTGGACATCGTGTTTGCCACTAGATATCCAGAAAAATATAATCTTCCTGATTTGAAGCCGTTGATCAGCTTTGGAGCCTCCCCACGTGGATCGATCAACCTGGCTAAAGCGGCTAAATGTTATGCCTTCATCAAACGTCGTGGTTACGTGATCCCAGAAGACGTACGCGCAGTGGTGCTGGATGTGCTACGCCACCGTATCGGTATCACCTATGAAGCGGAGGCAGAGAACTACACCACGGAAGATATCGTGAATAAGATCGTTAATACGATTGAGGTTCCTTAAACTAGTTATGAGTTCAGAGTTAGGAGTTATGAGTTTTAGAACTTGTGTTTTTAATGATGAATTGGTAATAGCAATGTCAGTTCGAGCGCAGTCGAGAACAGTTCGCTAGTGAAAATCCAAGTTCTAAATCTCAAATCCCAATGAGCTTATAGCCAGTTTCGAGCGACAGTCGAGAAATGGTTTTTTCAAAAGCTAAAAATTAAATTGAAAATCTCAATAAACATTACGTAAAACAACAACCGATTCCGCAATAAATGCGGAATGACAAACAAGAAAGATTAGGACAAATTGAAAAACAGATTCCGCATCACTTCGACAAACTCAGCGCGGCGCAAGTGCGGGATAGTAAAATCTGCGAAGTGAAGCAAGCAGCAAAGAGTCTTAATACTTTGTACTAAATACTAACTACTGCGAGAGTAACGAGCAAAACATGGACACAAAAGAACTCCTTAAAAAAGTACGCAAGATCGAGATCAAGACTCGGCGGTTGAGCGATGCCGTTTTTGGAGGGGAATACCACAGTGCTTTCAAGGGGCGTGGGATGACCTTTAGCGAGGTGCGACAGTATCAGTATGGTGATGATGTGCGCAATATTGATTGGAATGTGACTGCTAGATATTCAGAGCCTTTTATCAAGGTGTTTGAAGAAGAGCGAGAACTGACCTTAATGCTGGTAGCAGATGTGAGCGGTTCCACATTGTTCGGTACACAGGAACAAATGAAACGGGAGATCATTACTGAAATAAGTGCCACACTTGCGTTTAGTGCTTTGCAAAATAATGACAAGGTTGGACTGCTATTATTCTCTGACCAAGTGGAATTATTCGTTCCTCCTAAAAAAGGAAAGTTTCACATTTTGAGAATCATCCGGGAGCTTTTGGAATTTGAGCCTCAACATAAAACCACAGACATGGCTGCGGCTATGGAATACCTAGGCGGCGTGCTTAAGAAGAAAGCCATTGTTTTTGTGATGTCTGACTTTATGAGCGCCAACTATCAAAAGGCCTTACAAATTGTAGGACGCAAACATGATGTGACTGGAATACGAGTGTATGATCACCGGGAGGAAGAACTACCAGCGATGGGGTTAGTTCCTTTTGTAGATCAAGAAACCGGTAAGCAGCGCATTATCAATACCAGCTCGCGGTCCGTACGAACTAAATATGCAGCGCATTTTAAAGAAAATGCCGCTTACTTCAAAACCGCCTTTACTAAAGCTGATGCGGGTGCGATTGATTTAGAAACAAGAGATAATTACACAACAAAATTATTAGGATACTTTAAAAGACGATGATCAGACAACTGTCCTACATTTTAATTTTTCTAGCTGGTATGCCTGCCATAGCGCAAACGGCGAGCCGCGTTGCGACTAAGATTGATCGAGATTCCATCATGATGGGCGAGGAAATCAAACTCCAGCTTACCGTGGAAGCCACGGCGGAGGATTTGGTGGTATTTCCAGTCCAGCAAGCTATGGGAGCCTTAGAGGTTATAGAGTTCTATCCGGTTGACACCATCAGGGAGAACGACAAGATGCGTTTGTTCAAGCAATACGGTATCACACAGTTTGATAGCGGTGATTACTACATCCCACGCTTAAAAGTTCTATTTAATAACAAAGAGCTGTTTTCAGACAGTTTGCTCGTCAAAGTACGGGAAGTACAAACCGATACTACCGTCCAGGGAATGTATGACATCAAACCCGTCATTGAGAACGAGTACCAAAAGCCCTTCAATTGGATGGGGCTGCTATGGTTATTGCTTTGGATTCCATTGGGAGTATTGTTTTGGTGGCTTTCGCGAAAGCGAACTTTCAAAACCTATGAGCAAACACTGCCACCCTATGAGTGGACAAAATATCGTTTGAACAAGTTGGCTGAAAGTGGACTTGCCGAAGATCGTGCTTGGAAAGCGTATTATACTGAACTCACCTACATTGTACGTCGCTATATTGATACAAAAGTGTACGGTCAAGCGCTAGAAAGCACTACAGATCAGCTGATTCAAAATATAGAAACCGAAACTGCCGCAAAAGGCGTTTCCATTACAGATAAAACTAAAGAACGCCTACAATCCCTGCTTCAAAAAGCAGATCTGATCAAATTTGCAGGAGTTATGGGTGATGGAATTTCTGCTAAAGAAGACCGTCAAACCGCGACAGATATTATTTACAACATTCATCAAGTACTGCCGCCGCCTAGTGAGGAGGAGCTGTTGCTGGACGTTAAATACCGTAAGTCGCAAGAGCGCAAGCGCAAAATCAAAAAGATCTTGATTTATATCGCTGGTGCCATTATCGGGCTAGCCATTGCGATAGGTGCATGGGTTGCGGTGGTAGGCTGGGACAATGTAAAGGATCAACTTTTTGGGAATCAGTTGCGCGAGTATTATGAAGGCACGCAATACACCAGTAGTTATGGAGTTCCTGAAGTTACCTTGACTACCCCAGAGATTCTAGAGCGCCGTCTAGACTTACCATTAAGCGAGGAGTTTATGAAAGCTGTTTCTAGTGTGGATGCCTTTGTGTTGAACAGCATTGATGAAGACTTATTTGTAACGGTTACTACCTTCCAGGCGAAAGGAGAAGGATTGAAAGAAGACGAGCAATTGCCTAAAGAGGTGTTTACTGAACCTGTGTATCAAAGTTTTGAAAAGCAAGGCGCCACTAATATTTTAATGCTGGATGAACCTGCAGAGCGTAATGGCTTGAAGGGATTAAAGCTGGAAGGAAGTTTTGATTACGACGGTAACAATTTTGAATATATAGGCTATATGTTTGTCAATGGCGCTAGTGTTCAGCAAGTAATTGTAGCGCACAAAAAAGATGAGACTGAAGATGTCGATAAGCAATACGGTAGATTGATCAGCGAGCAGATCATTGCTTCTATGCAATTCACTAAGCCACAACCACCTAAAGACGATGCCGAATGATACAGTGGTGGAACAGAATGGAGTTTGTAGATCCAGAATTTTTCTGGCTGCTCTTGCTATTGCCGCTTATTGTCGCCTATTATATTTGGCAAGGCAAAAAGCAAAATGCGGATGTTTGCATTTCTACCTTAAAAGGATTTGAGGGGTCGGATTCACTTTTAGCGCGTTTGCGTCCGCTCTTATTAGTATTGCGTTTGCTCGCCCTTGCTTTTATCATTGTAGGTTTGGCTCGACCTCAATCTACAGACGTCAACACAAAAACCAGCACCACAGAAGGTATCGACATTGTTCTTGCCGTGGATGTAAGTGCGAGCATGCTGGCTCAAGATTTCAAACCAGACCGGCTTGAGGCAACTAAACGTGTGGCACTGGATTTTATAGAAGGAAGACCCAGCGACCGTATAGGAGTCGTGGTTTATGCAGCAGAAAGCTATACCAAAACTCCCATTACCACAGATCAAAGCATCACCTTAAGAGCCGTGGAAGGCATTGAATACAGTAGCGTGTTAGAAAATGGTACTGCCATTGGTATGGGACTTGCCACCTCCGTCAACAGATTAAAAGAAAGCAACTCTGAAAGTAAAGTCATCATTTTAATGACCGATGGGGTGAATAACGCTGGTTTCATTGACCCTAAAATTGCTTCAGAATTGGCAGTAGAATTTGGTATTAAAGTATATACGATAGGAATAGGAACTAACGGCAATGCACCATCACCAGTGGCGCAGCGCGGTGACGGCAGTTTCCGTTTTGCGATGGCTCCAGTAGAGATCGATGAAGCCCTGATGAAACAAATCGCTGCCGACACTGGTGGGAAATATTACCGAGCAACGAATAATAGCAAGCTGAAAGAAATCTATGAAGAGATTGACCAGCTAGAAACGACCGAGATTGAAGAGTTTAAGTTTTATAATGTACAAGAAGGATTTCGAGTGCTAGTGTTGATTGCGTTAGGGCTTTTAGGATTGGAGATGTTGTTGCGGTATACGTTGTTTAGGACAGCGGCTTGATGGAGAAACAAGAGGCGAGAGTCAAGAATCAAGTGGAAAGAAAAAAATGAAGGAAGTTATAATGTCAGTTCGAGCGGCAGTCGAGAACAGTTCATTAAGAAGGAATGTTTTTATAGTATAAATTACAAAAGAGAGAATAGTTCAAATATGAATCCATCCACTAAGCCAAAAAAATTCTGTTTTGTATTAATGCCATTTACAGATGACTTTGATGATATCTATAAGTTTGGTATTAAAGAAAGTTGTGCAGAAGTCGGAGCTTATTGTGAGAGAGTTGACGAACAACTTTTTACTGAATCAATATTGGAAAGAGTTTACAATCAAATTTCCAAAGCTGATTTCATCATTGCCGACATGACTAATAGAAACCCTAATGTTTTCTATGAAGTAGGTTACGCACATGCCCTTGGAAAGAGAACAATACTTCTAACACAAAATGTTGAAGACATACCATTTGATTTAAAACATTATCCTCATATAATTTATCAGAATAAGATTTCAAAATTAAAAGAGGACTTAATTCCTAGATTGAAATGGTTCGTAGAAAATTCAGAAAAAGAAGATCTGTCTCAAAATGTTGACATTGAAATTTTTATAGGAGAAAAAAGTTTAGCTAATAAAGGTACAGTTGTAACTTTTAACGAAAAGAGCATTCCAAAATTGGAATTTACAATATACAACAAGTCTTTCAAGTTATTTAATCCTGGTGATTATCGGTTAGGAATAATTACTGATCAGAATTATAAAAGATTGAGAACACATAATCCCAGCTTAAGTGGTATCAAAACTACTAGATTACCAGATGGGAGAAACTTACATATGTGTAGGATTATGGACGATATCTTATACCCTAATTCATATACCAGTTTGGTAGCTTATTTGGAACCAAAAACGATAAGCGAAAACACTGATAATGAATCAGTAAGAACTTTCAGATATAGAGAAGAACAAGAAATTATCGTGAGAGTATTCACACCTACCGGAACTAGAGATTTTTTTCTCAATGTTAGTCCTTTACATGATGATCAAAAATTGAACTAATTAAATGATACTAGAAGAAAAAATATATTTCTGGCTGCTGCTTGCGATTCCTGTGATCGTAGTGCTGTTCTTGGGGCTTTCGTTCTGGAGGTTTCGTGCGCAGCGCAAGTTTGCGACAGTGGAAATGTTGAAGCATTTGATTCCAGATCGCTCCTGGTTCAAGCCTATTTTGAAATTGGTAACCATTTGTGTGGCAATTGTTTTTATCGTGATCGCTCTAGTGAACCCT of the Nonlabens marinus S1-08 genome contains:
- a CDS encoding TIR domain-containing protein; this encodes MNPSTKPKKFCFVLMPFTDDFDDIYKFGIKESCAEVGAYCERVDEQLFTESILERVYNQISKADFIIADMTNRNPNVFYEVGYAHALGKRTILLTQNVEDIPFDLKHYPHIIYQNKISKLKEDLIPRLKWFVENSEKEDLSQNVDIEIFIGEKSLANKGTVVTFNEKSIPKLEFTIYNKSFKLFNPGDYRLGIITDQNYKRLRTHNPSLSGIKTTRLPDGRNLHMCRIMDDILYPNSYTSLVAYLEPKTISENTDNESVRTFRYREEQEIIVRVFTPTGTRDFFLNVSPLHDDQKLN
- a CDS encoding VWA domain-containing protein, with the protein product MIQWWNRMEFVDPEFFWLLLLLPLIVAYYIWQGKKQNADVCISTLKGFEGSDSLLARLRPLLLVLRLLALAFIIVGLARPQSTDVNTKTSTTEGIDIVLAVDVSASMLAQDFKPDRLEATKRVALDFIEGRPSDRIGVVVYAAESYTKTPITTDQSITLRAVEGIEYSSVLENGTAIGMGLATSVNRLKESNSESKVIILMTDGVNNAGFIDPKIASELAVEFGIKVYTIGIGTNGNAPSPVAQRGDGSFRFAMAPVEIDEALMKQIAADTGGKYYRATNNSKLKEIYEEIDQLETTEIEEFKFYNVQEGFRVLVLIALGLLGLEMLLRYTLFRTAA